The Streptomyces sp. BHT-5-2 genomic interval GCCACGCTTTCCCGCCATCGCCGCTCGGCCCGCTCGCGGCGTCTGCCATTCTGTCGTCCGACCGTCGCGCAGGACCTTCCCCACCGCACCTGGCGGGGCGCTCCCGCGCGTCACAGTGTGACCAAGGGGAGGCGGCAGTGCCGTACATCGGGGAGACCTGGCGGGTGGAACGGGGCGCGGACGTGGTCGGTGAGATCATCGTCACCGAGGCGGGCTTCCCCTGGTTGAACGGCCGCTTCACGCCCGGCCCGGCCTTCGCCGAACTGCGGCCGCACTTCGTTCGCGAACTGGCCCTCGTCGACACCATCGACGACGATCCGGCCGCCTGGGAGGACGCCTACGCCCGCGCCAGTGACGGCGTCCGGCTGGTCGCCCCGGACGGGCCGGTGGCGGAGTTCCTGCTGCACATCGAGGACGACGCGGCGTGGTTCCGCTGGAGCGACGAGCCGTTCCCGGGGGAATGACCCGGGGAATGAGGGCGTTCCTGATGGGTGACGTGCGGGGGCCATGAGGAGTTGGGGGAGGGGTGCGCGCCGCACCGAGGGGCGGGCCAACCCGGCCACCCCGGTTGTCCGGGCGATCCCGGTTGCCCGGGTCATCCCGGTTGTCCTGGCTGTCCCCGCCGTCAGTCCATCAGGCTCGCCAGTCGCCCTTCCAGCACCACCAGCAACTCGCTGAGCGCCGTGGAGAGTTCCTCCTGCCGCGCCTCGCCGATGCCCTCCAGCAGTGCGGCCTCGTACCGAAGCTGCTCGGGCACCAGCCGGTCGATGATCTCCCGCCCCTCGTCGGTGAGCGAGAGATGGGTGACCCGGCGGTCCCGGTCGTCCGGCCGGCGGCTGACCAGTCCGCGCTCCTCCAACTGCCGGACGCGCTTGGTGACCGCCGCCCCCGAGGCGAAGGTCTCCCGTGCCACCCGGCCGGGCGTCAGCTCGCGGTCCATCCGACGCAGCGTGCCGAGGATGTCGAACTCGGGCCGGGTCAGCCCCGCCCGCCGCAGCGGCGCGTCGGCGGCCTGCTGTAGCAGCGCGGAACAGCGGTTGAGCCGTCCGATCACCGCCATCGGGCC includes:
- a CDS encoding MarR family winged helix-turn-helix transcriptional regulator yields the protein MTEDIVAGVLRQWQRVHPGLDTGPMAVIGRLNRCSALLQQAADAPLRRAGLTRPEFDILGTLRRMDRELTPGRVARETFASGAAVTKRVRQLEERGLVSRRPDDRDRRVTHLSLTDEGREIIDRLVPEQLRYEAALLEGIGEARQEELSTALSELLVVLEGRLASLMD